From the Sphingobium yanoikuyae genome, the window CGACACCGCCGGTGACGGCACGTCGATCCCGAGTGGTGCTACCCGAACCGGCTTGCCCCCAATTCCCATGCCTTCGTGCCGCAGGCAGGCATGCAATGTCGCTTGGGAGTTAACGAGAATGCCATGGGCTTCGCTTGCGATCGTTTGAAGGCGAAGCTGATGGCGAGCACTTCCTCCCGGCCGTGCATATTCGGGATGGCTCACGGGTATGAGGTCATGGACGAGGCAAATATACCGAGCCTGCTCCTTACGAACCTTGGCTGCGATCGTACCTTGCCGGTCGAGATGATTGGGGGAGGGCTGGATCAACACGCGAGGCTTCGTTTTTGCAGGAACGGACCTTGGCCTCAGGCGCCAGAGCCAGCGCATCGCGTGGCGGTAACGCACTGCAGGATCCTCGTAGACGCCACCAAATTCCCAGCGCTTGAGCGTGTGGTCGATGAAGGCCCGAACATCTGCATCGCGTAGCCGGCCGTAGACACCGCATGGGTGAATGGCGGAGAAACGCAATCGGTCGCCTGCACGATCCATGAGATTGCGTGCATATGCCATTTCGACCCGATCGACACCGGTTGGGGCAGGGTGCAACACGCGAGCTATCAGGCGCGATAAGTCAAGAACCAGCTCGGGGCGGGCTCTCTGCAACGCAAGGTTTTGGATTGGGCATCCACCACCGCCGTCCAGTATTTCATTGAACATCTTCATGCCGCCACCTTCGCGTAAGGTGCGGCCCTCAGGGTTCTCCCCTGTATCCCACCAAGGCGCGTGATGGCCTCCGGGAGCAGCAAGGCGCGGGCTCTTGCGCTGCTGAAGCCCCCATATAGCAGGCATCGCGCGACAACGACCCGGCGAAAGGCTTCATAGACATCCGGGGAGGGAGCGGTCGGCCTCACCCAGAACGCATCAAGCGAGTGCTGATGGGTTATACCGGGCAGATCATAGATGGCCTTACCAAGCACGATGACCGGTATTCCGGACGCAAGAGCCAATGTGCCTGTCGTGCTGTTGACCGTCACTACACCGGAAGCCCGATCGACAATCGTGTAGAGATCGCCATCTGCGATGAAGAGTACCCGATCGGCGACTCCATGCGCCCGCGCCAAATCGACAACGATATTGCGCCAAGCATGAAGGCCGTTGTCGATCGGATGTTCCTTCACAAGCAGGACGATGTCCTTGGCTGCATGTGCCGCGAAAGATCTGACGATAGCTTCGAGCGCAACCGCCATCCCCGAAAACGGGGAATGGATGCGAATCTGATGGTCGGAGTCCAGTTGAAGAGGCAGAAGAAAATAGCGGCGTGAGCCGAGTTCAGCCAAAGATTTTGCCGAGCGCCGAAGAGCTATCGGCCGCGCCATGATGCGTGCAATCCAACCGCGCAGTTCTGATAGGATCGGATAAGGCCGGTGCGACACGTAGTTCGGGAAACGAGGCGCCAGCAGAAGGGTAGCGAGGCAATAGGCCATGGCTTCGGTTGCGCGCTGTCGAAAATTTGGTGCAACATGATTGTGAGTGGGGACAGGGGGTAACTGCCTCGCCAGGCAGATATAAGCGTCCGGGTCGCGTGGTAGGCTAGAATTGCCATTCACGCCGTCCCGTTCGAGCGTAACCCAATCCGGACGGATATACCCTTCCTCAAAGACATGAACCGCGACCTCGCGGTTCATGGCGCAAACTCGCGCGCTGAGATGATATTGGCGGCAGTCCCCAAACAGAATGACGTCCGTCACTTGATGGCGCTCGATCACCTCGTGAAGGTAGCCTGACCAGTCATCCAGCGTGCCTCGGAAACTGTCTGATGGTCCTCGCCAATCGAACCAGTCGCCACCGTTCAGGTTGATGCGGTGGCAATGGTGTCCACGCGCGCGCAAACCAGACGCGAGTTGCCTGAAGAACGGGCCAGGCGGCCCCTGAAGGAAAAGGAAAGACCGTTGCGTCATTGGAGCATGGCCTGCTTGCGTCGAACGAGGTTCAATCGGCCCTGAATCGAACGAAACACCTGAAGGAAGCCGGGTTTGGGCATCGAGCCGACCGAAAAGCGCTGGGAGAGAACTTCGGGCGGGCATGGCAAGCCGGTCACTGGATCAAAATATCGCGGGTAAAGAATGAGGGTCGCGGCAACGAGCTGCTCGAGTGTCAGAACACGGTTGCGGCGGGCGATGGGTTCAGCAAGATCGCGTGTGAGGCCCCACCCGGCGTAAAAGGGCTGCCCGTGTGTGATCACCTCGCGACCGCGGAGCAAAGCTTCAAAGCCTGTCAGTGACGTCAGGACATGAACGGCGTCCACGTTGTTGAGCAAATCATCGATCGACGCGTCCGGCAGGACGAGGTCGACATAGCGCGCGGCCTCACTCACGGGAACGTGCCCTGGGCGTAGGCCAGCAACCACATCAGGGTGCGGTTTGAAGATGATGTAGGCGTCAGTTTCGATCTCGCGAACACGTCGCAACAAGTCGAGCGAATTCGTGACATCCGCGCGGCCCAGCCGAACACTTCGATCGTCGGCCACTTGCCCGGCAACGAGCACTTTGCGCCTCCTGTCAGACAGGCTGAGCAAGGTGCCACGCTCGCTACCATATTTTGTAATTCCATGGCGCGAGAGAAATTGGATGAGGTTTGCCGCGCGACGGCACAAATCCGCTCCGAGCTCGGCGCTGGAAAGGAGGGTTTCGAGGTCGCTCGTCTCACGAGGATCGTAGTAGATACCCGACCAATCGACCACGATGGAACAAGGAGGAACCAACCGTGAGCCAAGTCCGGCGGAACGGATAAAACCGTCTTCGATCTGGACGATCAGGCCATCGTCGGCGCGAACCCGGTCGCGGTCCGCTGGAGAAACACGGGACGGCCAGACGGCGACATTTTTTCCAGGCGGGGAGGGTCCTTCCGGAGGTGTCTTTGTAAATGTCGGCGCCTTGCCGGACCAAAGATGTGTAGCCAGGGCAGAGCGCTTCCAAGCCGCAATGCCGCACACTACGGCAATCTCACGATTTCGATCGATCGTGCGCCGCCACTCTGCGAGAATGTCTATCCACGCAGCAATCGAGATCGGCTGCCCATTCCACGGATCGAAATAGTCGAACGCAACAAGGCGATGGAGGAGGTTGCCCAACAGATTGTCGCGCGGGTATGGCCGACGGTCTCCTGGGCGCAGCACTGCGCATCCAGCGGCGGCGGCAAGCAACGCCATCTCGGTGCCGCTGGCGGCAATGATTGGCTGGCTCTCTTCAATCATTGGCCATGGATCGAAGGTGAGAGAGGGCCGTTCCATTGCGACTGACGGCCGTGGATTGGTTGGCCGTGATGGGGACGGCTGCCAGAAATCTCCACCCACCCGCGCCTTGGCAATTTGTGCGGAAATCTCATTAATATCGATGGTATGTGAATATGATGCGGTCAGTTGGCCGGGCTTCCGCAGTGCCGGCCGTCCAACTGGCTTGGAGCCAGGGAAAGGAGGTGCGCGCAGCACCGGCCGGCGACTGGCTAACATGCCGCCCCATCTTCGGTTTTGCCCGAAACCCGCAATGCGCTCGCTGATCAGAATTGCACTGTCCACCCTGCCTGATGCGCACTCCCGAATGCGCTGGGCGGAGTATCGTCGAAAATGGGTGCCGGTTAAATTGCGGGAGTCCACAATAGTTAGTGCGCGATTGCCCCGTTAGGAACGCTGCCAACAGCCAGTGGATCTTCGCTGACTGCGCAGAGCGAATCGAGAGACCAGCCATGGCCGCACCCGAAACGAGCCCCCAGCCGACCCAGCCGCTGTTCTACCGTTCCCTGCGGCCGCTTGACGTGACCCTCCATTCGGGGTTGCGGCTCAAGGAAGGTGACTATTCCTTCACCGCTGAAACACCCTCTATTCCCATTGTGGTCAGCGAGTTCGGGCGAGCGGCGCGGCACTATCCCATAGTCTTCGCCAGCGCCGATGGCACCCCACACGCAATTCTAGGGCTCGATGGTCGCAACGCATTCCTTAACGAAGGGAATTGGGCGGAAGGAATCTATATTCCCGCCTACGCACGCCGATATCCGTTCGGTTTCCTTCGGATTGAAGAGACTGACCGTTACATCCTGGGTATCGATTTTGAATGTGACGGTCTCGTCGAAGACGAAGGTCAGCCCCTTTTCGAAAATGGTCGGCCGGCGATGATGACGGAGCGTGCGCTGGCCTTCTGCGAGGCATTCCGCGGCGAAGTCGAAGCCACCGTGGCGTTCATGCGAGCGCTCGATGGCCGTGATTTGCTCGTAGAGCGGCAGGTCGGGATTGTTCTGCCCGATGGGCGTAATATTGCGCGTGACGGCTTCAAGGTGGTGGACGCTGAGCGCTTTTCAGCGCTCGATGGGCCAACGTTGGCAGAGTGGAATGCTCGTGGGTGGTTGGGGCTCATCACCCTGCATCTTACTTCGATCGACCTATTCCCTGAGCTTTTGTCGCGCAAAACTCCAGAACCAAAAGAGGGGGCGCCGGCGGTCGTTGGCGATGCCCTTCAAATTCATGAGAAGGACTGACAATGTCTCGGTTTTCCACGATTCTCGCTTTCCTTGCCGCCGGTGCGGCTCCTGTATCTCTCGCGGCGCAAACACCGACGCCTGCGCAAGGCCTCGGTGGACCTGTGATCCCCGGCATTTGTCTCTTGTCACGCGAAGCGATCTTCGCGAACGCGGCTGTGGCGAAAGCGGCCACCACGCGCTTGGCCGAATTGACACGAACGGCACAGGCCGAAATCGACCAGCAACGCACCCCATTGGAGGCCGAGGTAAAATCGCTGGAAGGTCAGCCGGACAACGCGCAGACCAAACAAAAGCGTGACGGACTCGCTACCCGCTGGACGGCTCTTCAGCGCAAGGCGGCCCACAACAGCCGTGAAATTGACGCAACGCGGGCCAAGGCCATGGAACGCATTTCAACCGAGGTGCAGCCGGTCATCGCGCAAGCCTATACGAGTAGGAAATGCGGGCTGCTGCTCGATCGGAACGCATCGCTGGGCGGCAATTTTGCTAACGACCTTACTGCCGATGTCGTGAAGGGGCTTGATGCAAAGCTTCAAAGCTTCAATTTCGATCGTGAGCGGTTGCCCGAACAACAGCAGCCATAGGATGCTGTCTTGCATTCCCGCACAGTCGATCGCCGGTGGTGATGACAGCTCTCGCATATGAGACGGCGGCTACACGAATTCGTGGCTACCGTCGTCCGCGGAGGGCGTATCCCTCAGAATGATGGTGTCGACGGTTATTTAAGTGCGCTTATCTTAGTTGAGACGCTATTTAAGCCAATGGCTCATTGCTTAAATAAGGCTGCTCCCGCATAGTGGGGCATGTCCGAATCAGCATCCAATATCCGGCTAGGCCGCTTTGTCGAGACCCCCGTTGCGGGCGAGATCGTGCGCGGCTTCGTACCACCCCCGCTACCGCCGCAGCCGCCGATTGATGTGCTGGCCCTTCTGGAGCGGCTAAGTCTGGCGGAACGTGCCTTGGGGCGCCTGGACGGCATCACTATGCTGCTGCCGCGCCAAGAACTGTTCCTCTATATGTACGTGCGGAAGGAAGCCGTCCTTTCATCCCAGATAGAGGGCACACAATCGACTCTTTCGGACCTGCTCCGCTTCGAAACCGAGGCGCAGGCTGGCCAGCCGATCGACGACATTCGTGAAGTGTCGAACTATGTCGATGCGATGATGTATGGGCTGGAGCGTCTCGAAAACCTGCCGCTGTCACTACGTCTGATCCGCGAGATGCATGAGCGACTGTTGCAAAGCGGGCGCGGCGGCACGAAAAATCCCGGCGAGTTTCGGCGGTCTCAGAACTGGATCGGTGGTTCACGTCCACGCAACGCACTATTCGTGCCGCCACCGCCGACAGAGATGGATGCATGTCTCGATGCGCTTGAGCGCTTCATGCACGAGGACGGTTCGCGTCTGCCCGCCCTGATCAAGGCCGGGCTGCTGCACGTCCAATTCGAGACCATCCACCCGTTCCTTGATGGCAATGGCAGGATCGGTCGCTTGTTGGTGACGCTGTACCTCTGCGTCAACGGTGTGCTGCGCAAGCCGCTGCTCTATCTGAGCCTCTACCTTAAAACGCATCGCGCCGACTATTACCGCCTGCTTCAGGAAGTGCGCGAGCACGGGGCATGGGAAGCCTGGCTCGACTTCTTTCTCACCGGCGTTGCGGATACGGCTAATCAGGCGTTCGATGCAGCCACGCGGATCGTCGATCTGTTCAAGGAAGACCGCGAGCGGATTACGACAGACAGTGACCGGGCAGGCTCCGCGCTGCGTATCCACGATCTGTTTCAGCAAAACCCGTTCCTGACGGCCAATCAGCTTGTTCAAAAAACAGGTCTCTCAGCGCCCACGGTCAATGCTGCGCTCGTCGATCTGGAGCGATTTGGTATCGTCGAGGAAATCACAGGGCGCAAACGAGGGCGCGTGTTCAGCTACCGACGATATCTCGCCATCTTGAGCGAGGGGACCGACCCGCTCCCCACGGCCGCCTAAACATATGGCCTGCTGAGCAGATGGCCGTATCAACAGTGTAGATACATCTATGCTGCACGGTCGATGGGTTCCTTCCGGACAACAGGCAATACTGACAGCGCGAGAAAGGCGAAGCGCTTCAATCGCTCCTGCGTTTCCGGGGCCTTTGGGGCGTCTGCAAGACGCCGAGACATACGTTCGAACAAGGCAACAGCTCATGCAGGGCCATGATTCGGTCAACTGGAGTGAGCAAGACTTAACCCAGGCTGCTCTCAGTCGAATTGATCCAGCGACAAAAATGGACATAGCGCTTCGACCACGCACACTAGGTCAGCGCGGATTGGTCGAGTGAATCGCCTTGAATGGGGGCGGTCATGCATGTCCATCCATAATGGATGATTAAACTGAAATTCATGCTCTCCGGTCAGCACTCCTCTACGCGATCACGATAATATTGTTGAGAATATTCTCAACTTCGAGACGTTTATGCTCCAATTTCGTGTCGGTATACTTGAATTGATCGCAACCAACGCTCCCCTCTCAATGATCCTTGAGCAGATTTGTGAAGCACCATCCCAGCGATTCCCGAACATGATTTGTACTGTGCTTGGTGTGGACCCGCAGGGCCAATTGCGTCCTCTTGCGACCTCTGCTTGGTCGTGTCCCACGGGGTGGTGTAGGAACCGTCGATCTACGGCAGGATCGGGTTCAGGTCAGGCGGCCAGTGCTGGCAAGCTGACAATGGGGTTATGGCTCACCGAGCCGAGAGTTTCCAGCGTCATGTAACGGCGCGATACGGCCCACTCATCGTTTTGCTCCAGCATGAGCGCTCCGACGAGACGAACGACGGCAGCGTCATTCGGGAATATGCCGATCACGTCGGCCCTCCGCTTGATTTCTTTGTTGACCCTTTCCAGCGGGTTGGTGGACGAGATCTGCGCCCAATGATCCTTGGGGAAGGCCATGTAGGCGAGCACGTCCTCGCGTGATGCCTCCATCATGTCGGCCAGCTTTGGGAACTTCTCGCGCAGGGCATCTGCAACCTGGTCCCACTGCTGGTGCGCTGCCTCGGCCGTTTCCTGCGCGAAGATGGTCTTGATCATGGCAATGACAGCGGGTCGTTGTTTCGGCGCGGCATGGGCGAACGCATTGCGCATCCAGTGCACTCGGCAGCGCTGCTGGCTCGCGGAAAATACCTTGCTGGCGGCGGCGCGCAGCCCTTTGTGATCGTCGGCGATGACCAGCTTCACACCGCGCAAGCCTCGGTCGGCCAGAGAGCGCAGGAAGGCTTTCCAGAAAGGTTCGGCTTCCGACGGGCCGGTGGCCACGCCCAGCACCTCCCGTCGGCCATCGGTGTTGACGCCCACCGCGATTATCGCCGCCGTCGAGACAATCCGTCCGCCCTCGCGCACTTTGAGGTAGGTGGCGTCGATCCATAGATAGGGCCACTCGCCTTCAATCGGTCGCGTGAGGAAGGCATTCACCCGCTCGTCGATCTCGGCAACCAAACGGCTGACCTGACTCTTCGAAACACCGCTGGCGCCCATCGCCTTTACCAGATCGTCGACCGAACGCGTCGAGACGCCGTGGACATAGGCTTCCTGGATCACTGCCGCCAAAGCCTTCTCGGCGGTGCGGCGCGGCTCCAGGAAGCTCGGGAAGTAGCTGCCCTTGCGCAGCTTCGGGATTGCTAGTTCGATGCGCCCGGCGCGCGTATCCCAACTGCGCTCGCGGTAGCCGTTGCGGTGGTTCAGCCGCTCCGGGCTGCGTGATCCGCAAGGCACGCCCGTCTTCGCCTCGATCTCCAGATCCATCATGCGCTCTGCGGCGAAAGCCAGCATCTCACGCACCAAATCACTATCAGCCCCTTGCTCAATCAGCTCAACAAGGGCCATTCTGTCGTCGGTCATCGTCTTCTTCTCCAGGTTCGAGTTCGCATCCGAACCCTACCAGAAGATCGACGGTGGCCACCCTCTCAGGGAAACCTTCCTACACCACCCCGTGGGACACGACCCTCTGCTTCTTCAGACAACTCTGGGGCGCTTCAGAGCGGAGTTCAGATGAGGGAGCAGGCCGAGCCGCGCGGAGCCGCTGTGGTTATGCACAAAATCGACCTCGCGCCCGAAAGCGCAACCGATTCCCGCGAGTATCATGTGCGCAACCTATCGCCGTCCATGGAGCTACGGTCGCATTTATCGGTGCCCGTCCATGATAGCGCCGGTCTCCTGAAAGGGGCCTTTAGGGTATATTTGCGCGAAAGCCGGGAACTAACCCCAGACGAGCAACTCATGGCTGAAACATGCGCGCGCCTTAGTGGCATCGCCATTGAGCGGAATGATTGCCAGTTCGAACGGGAGCAGAAAGCGAACATCGACGCGCTTACTGGCCTTCCAAATCAGGGGAGATTCAAACAGGCGGTGTCCCAGCTGTCCTGCAAGCAGCCGACGAGCTGGGCTTTGCTGCTTCTCGACCTCGACAACCTCAAGACAACGAACGATACGTTCGGCCATCATGCTGGCGACCTTCTGATACAAAAGGTGGCTTCTCGCCTTTCCAAAGCCGTCGAACCAGACCCTGCATTCCGCATCGGCGGAGATGAATTCGCTGTGCTGCTTCAGAAATCACCGGAGGCCGCGTACAATCTTGAACACATCGCAGAGCACATTCGCGCTGCAATCGAACATCCGATCGATTGCGATGGCCATGTGATGGTGCCTCGAGCGACGATGGGCGGTGCATCGCCATTAGCAGCCGACGAAACAGCCGATCAGGTGCAGCGTCACGCCGACCTGGCGCTTTATCACGCAAAGGATATCGGGCGCGGAGGCTTCGTCCGATACAGTCCGGATATTGGAAGTCGAATTTTCGACAGACTTTCCACGATCAGTATGGTTGCGGCGGCTCTGCGTGAGCATCGCATCGATGCATATTATCAACCTCTGGTTTGTCTCGACACGGCCAAGATTGTTGGGGTGGAGGCGCTCTGCCGATTGAAGACAGTAGATGGCGACGTGATTCCAGCCGCATCGTTTGATGACGCTTTCACAGATGCGCGTATCGCTTCAGATATCACGCGCCGGATGCTGTCGATCGTTGCTGCCGATGTTCGGCGTTGGATTGATCTCGGTATCCCGTTCCAACACGTTGGGCTCAACATCTCTGCGGCAGATCTGCTTGGCAGTGCGCTTGCTCGGGACATTGAATCGGCGTGCGCGACAGAAAATCTTCCTCTTGAGTACGTGATCCTCGAACTCCGCGAAAGGGCATCGCTTGGCGAGCGCAATCAGATTCTGGCGGATGCGACCGTCAAGTTGAGAGAATTGGGGGTGCGGTTGGCTTTGGACGACTTTGGTTCTGACTATGCCTCGCTGACCCACCTGCTTTCATTTCCCGTCGATGCCCTCAAAATTGATCACCCGATCACATCGAGGGTTGAATCCTCGGAGGCCTGTCGTGCCATTGTTCGATCCGTCGTGGATATCGGCAGGACATTGGGCATGAAGGTCATTGCCGCGCGTATTGAGACCCTTGAACAGGCAGCAAGTTTGCGGGGTTTGGGCTGTGAGATCGGACAGGGCCATCATTTTTTCGGCGCATTGGATCGCAGCGAGATCACTCGCCAGCTTCTATTGCGTCATATCCGAAGAGATGAAGTCGAGGCGGCTGTGGTGTCGGAATTAGCTCAGATGCTGCGAAATGGCTGATGACGCGCTATCGAGCTAAGCACGCACAAGGACTCAAGTCCCAGAGATATTCCGTAGCCGACTTTAGCTTATATGATGCGGGCAAAAAGACCACGGGACTGGAGGCTCTCCCAAGCGAAGTCGAAGGGCCCGCATCCAGACCGACACCAACGGCAATCTCGTCCACGCCTTGATCTAAACCGCCGACATCTAGGACCGCGATGGCGCGCCGCTGGTGCTCGCGGAGATTTCAGTGGCTGCGCCATGCCTTCGCCGATGGCGGTTATGCTCGTCCTTTCTACAATCGCGCCAATATGGCTCAATTTATACTGAACGACAGTATCGTAACCCCGTCAATTAATGTGCGATTTTGTTGCAGGCCAAAGACACGTCGATCTGACTCGACCGGGCGTGACTTTTGTTGTTCCTCGACGCCAGTCGTGTGTACTCGATTCGTCAGTTGAACGAGCGCGGGCGTGTTGGGGAAAGGCTAATCGACATGACGTCCACTACTGATCAAGCGCCGGCCGCGCCCAATTT encodes:
- a CDS encoding glycosyltransferase family 4 protein, which produces MKMFNEILDGGGGCPIQNLALQRARPELVLDLSRLIARVLHPAPTGVDRVEMAYARNLMDRAGDRLRFSAIHPCGVYGRLRDADVRAFIDHTLKRWEFGGVYEDPAVRYRHAMRWLWRLRPRSVPAKTKPRVLIQPSPNHLDRQGTIAAKVRKEQARYICLVHDLIPVSHPEYARPGGSARHQLRLQTIASEAHGILVNSQATLHACLRHEGMGIGGKPVRVAPLGIDVPSPAVSPWLPPRPYFVILGTIEPRKNHLLLLLVWRDLCERLGPAQTPHLLIVGRRGWENENVLDLLERCTVLNGVVRELDRLPDQELRSVLAGARALLMPSFAEGFGLPIAEALATGVPVIASDLASHREAGGDVPDYLDPLDGAAWRQAVLAYADLASTRRLTQMARIATWSPTSWTCHIDAVLDLADEVVAC
- a CDS encoding capsule biosynthesis protein: MTQRSFLFLQGPPGPFFRQLASGLRARGHHCHRINLNGGDWFDWRGPSDSFRGTLDDWSGYLHEVIERHQVTDVILFGDCRQYHLSARVCAMNREVAVHVFEEGYIRPDWVTLERDGVNGNSSLPRDPDAYICLARQLPPVPTHNHVAPNFRQRATEAMAYCLATLLLAPRFPNYVSHRPYPILSELRGWIARIMARPIALRRSAKSLAELGSRRYFLLPLQLDSDHQIRIHSPFSGMAVALEAIVRSFAAHAAKDIVLLVKEHPIDNGLHAWRNIVVDLARAHGVADRVLFIADGDLYTIVDRASGVVTVNSTTGTLALASGIPVIVLGKAIYDLPGITHQHSLDAFWVRPTAPSPDVYEAFRRVVVARCLLYGGFSSARARALLLPEAITRLGGIQGRTLRAAPYAKVAA
- a CDS encoding capsular polysaccharide export protein, LipB/KpsS family is translated as MDSAILISERIAGFGQNRRWGGMLASRRPVLRAPPFPGSKPVGRPALRKPGQLTASYSHTIDINEISAQIAKARVGGDFWQPSPSRPTNPRPSVAMERPSLTFDPWPMIEESQPIIAASGTEMALLAAAAGCAVLRPGDRRPYPRDNLLGNLLHRLVAFDYFDPWNGQPISIAAWIDILAEWRRTIDRNREIAVVCGIAAWKRSALATHLWSGKAPTFTKTPPEGPSPPGKNVAVWPSRVSPADRDRVRADDGLIVQIEDGFIRSAGLGSRLVPPCSIVVDWSGIYYDPRETSDLETLLSSAELGADLCRRAANLIQFLSRHGITKYGSERGTLLSLSDRRRKVLVAGQVADDRSVRLGRADVTNSLDLLRRVREIETDAYIIFKPHPDVVAGLRPGHVPVSEAARYVDLVLPDASIDDLLNNVDAVHVLTSLTGFEALLRGREVITHGQPFYAGWGLTRDLAEPIARRNRVLTLEQLVAATLILYPRYFDPVTGLPCPPEVLSQRFSVGSMPKPGFLQVFRSIQGRLNLVRRKQAMLQ
- a CDS encoding SapC family protein, giving the protein MAAPETSPQPTQPLFYRSLRPLDVTLHSGLRLKEGDYSFTAETPSIPIVVSEFGRAARHYPIVFASADGTPHAILGLDGRNAFLNEGNWAEGIYIPAYARRYPFGFLRIEETDRYILGIDFECDGLVEDEGQPLFENGRPAMMTERALAFCEAFRGEVEATVAFMRALDGRDLLVERQVGIVLPDGRNIARDGFKVVDAERFSALDGPTLAEWNARGWLGLITLHLTSIDLFPELLSRKTPEPKEGAPAVVGDALQIHEKD
- a CDS encoding OmpH/Skp family outer membrane protein, whose translation is MSRFSTILAFLAAGAAPVSLAAQTPTPAQGLGGPVIPGICLLSREAIFANAAVAKAATTRLAELTRTAQAEIDQQRTPLEAEVKSLEGQPDNAQTKQKRDGLATRWTALQRKAAHNSREIDATRAKAMERISTEVQPVIAQAYTSRKCGLLLDRNASLGGNFANDLTADVVKGLDAKLQSFNFDRERLPEQQQP
- a CDS encoding Fic family protein, translated to MSESASNIRLGRFVETPVAGEIVRGFVPPPLPPQPPIDVLALLERLSLAERALGRLDGITMLLPRQELFLYMYVRKEAVLSSQIEGTQSTLSDLLRFETEAQAGQPIDDIREVSNYVDAMMYGLERLENLPLSLRLIREMHERLLQSGRGGTKNPGEFRRSQNWIGGSRPRNALFVPPPPTEMDACLDALERFMHEDGSRLPALIKAGLLHVQFETIHPFLDGNGRIGRLLVTLYLCVNGVLRKPLLYLSLYLKTHRADYYRLLQEVREHGAWEAWLDFFLTGVADTANQAFDAATRIVDLFKEDRERITTDSDRAGSALRIHDLFQQNPFLTANQLVQKTGLSAPTVNAALVDLERFGIVEEITGRKRGRVFSYRRYLAILSEGTDPLPTAA
- a CDS encoding IS256 family transposase, with translation MTDDRMALVELIEQGADSDLVREMLAFAAERMMDLEIEAKTGVPCGSRSPERLNHRNGYRERSWDTRAGRIELAIPKLRKGSYFPSFLEPRRTAEKALAAVIQEAYVHGVSTRSVDDLVKAMGASGVSKSQVSRLVAEIDERVNAFLTRPIEGEWPYLWIDATYLKVREGGRIVSTAAIIAVGVNTDGRREVLGVATGPSEAEPFWKAFLRSLADRGLRGVKLVIADDHKGLRAAASKVFSASQQRCRVHWMRNAFAHAAPKQRPAVIAMIKTIFAQETAEAAHQQWDQVADALREKFPKLADMMEASREDVLAYMAFPKDHWAQISSTNPLERVNKEIKRRADVIGIFPNDAAVVRLVGALMLEQNDEWAVSRRYMTLETLGSVSHNPIVSLPALAA
- a CDS encoding putative bifunctional diguanylate cyclase/phosphodiesterase is translated as MREQAEPRGAAVVMHKIDLAPESATDSREYHVRNLSPSMELRSHLSVPVHDSAGLLKGAFRVYLRESRELTPDEQLMAETCARLSGIAIERNDCQFEREQKANIDALTGLPNQGRFKQAVSQLSCKQPTSWALLLLDLDNLKTTNDTFGHHAGDLLIQKVASRLSKAVEPDPAFRIGGDEFAVLLQKSPEAAYNLEHIAEHIRAAIEHPIDCDGHVMVPRATMGGASPLAADETADQVQRHADLALYHAKDIGRGGFVRYSPDIGSRIFDRLSTISMVAAALREHRIDAYYQPLVCLDTAKIVGVEALCRLKTVDGDVIPAASFDDAFTDARIASDITRRMLSIVAADVRRWIDLGIPFQHVGLNISAADLLGSALARDIESACATENLPLEYVILELRERASLGERNQILADATVKLRELGVRLALDDFGSDYASLTHLLSFPVDALKIDHPITSRVESSEACRAIVRSVVDIGRTLGMKVIAARIETLEQAASLRGLGCEIGQGHHFFGALDRSEITRQLLLRHIRRDEVEAAVVSELAQMLRNG